A stretch of the Musa acuminata AAA Group cultivar baxijiao chromosome BXJ2-7, Cavendish_Baxijiao_AAA, whole genome shotgun sequence genome encodes the following:
- the LOC103990313 gene encoding protein LATERAL BRANCHING OXIDOREDUCTASE 1 gives MVLEFDPAFIQAPEHRPKPAVTEAGGIPLIDLSPLHLLEQHGGPLVAGLEVLVAQVEAACRDWGFFQVINHGVPLAVVERAWAASRGFFALPPEERRRVRRNEVNPLGYYEAENTKNVRDWKEVFDYVVHEPADAGGGVDRLIELRNQWPQFPHGFREALIEYAQATEELAFKLLELISLTLSLPPKRLHGFFKDQTSLIRLNHYPPCPSPHLALGVGRHKDPEALTILAQDDVGGLDVRRRSDGEWIRVKPIPNSFIINVGDIVQVWSNDKYESTEHRVSVNSERERFSIPFFFNPAHDVMVKPLAELVDEKNPANYEEYNWGEFLKTRAAGNFKKLDVENIQISHFKKAK, from the exons ATGGTTCTGGAATTCGATCCCGCCTTCATCCAAGCCCCCGAGCACCGCCCCAAGCCCGCCGTCACCGAGGCCGGCGGCATCCCCCTCATCGACCTCTCCCCTCTCCACCTCCTCGAACAACACGGGGGACCACTGGTGGCGGGGTTGGAGGTGCTGGTGGCGCAGGTGGAGGCGGCTTGCCGTGACTGGGGCTTCTTCCAGGTGATCAACCATGGGGTGCCGCTGGCGGTGGTGGAACGAGCGTGGGCCGCGTCGAGGGGGTTCTTCGCGCTGCCGCCGGAGGAGAGGCGGCGTGTGCGGCGGAACGAGGTGAACCCGCTGGGGTACTACGAGGCGGAGAACACCAAGAACGTCCGGGACTGGAAGGAGGTGTTCGACTACGTGGTCCACGAGCCGGCCGACGCTGGTGGAGGCGTCGATAGGCTGATCGAGCTCCGCAACCAGTGGCCACAGTTCCCCCATGGATTCAG GGAAGCACTTATTGAGTATGCTCAGGCCACGGAGGAGTTGGCTTTCAAACTGCTGGAGCTGATATCACTGACCTTGAGCTTGCCGCCAAAGCGACTGCATGGCTTCTTCAAGGACCAGACCAGCTTAATCAGGCTCAATCACTACCCGCCCTGCCCCTCCCCTCACCTCGCCCTCGGCGTTGGCCGCCACAAGGACCCCGAAGCCCTCACCATTCTCGCTCAGGACGACGTCGGCGGCCTCGACGTCAGGAGGCGGTCCGACGGCGAGTGGATTCGCGTCAAGCCCATCCCCAACTCCTTCATCATCAACGTCGGTGACATCGTTCAG GTGTGGAGCAATGACAAGTACGAGAGTACAGAGCACAGGGTGTCGGTGAACTCCGAGAGGGAGAGGTTCTCCATACCCTTCTTCTTCAACCCGGCGCACGACGTGATGGTGAAGCCCTTGGCAGAGCTGGTAGACGAGAAGAACCCGGCCAACTACGAGGAGTACAACTGGGGGGAGTTCTTGAAGACAAGGGCGGCGGGGAACTTCAAGAAGCTGGATGTGGAGAacatccagatatctcatttcaaGAAGGCCAAGTGA
- the LOC135616870 gene encoding putative disease resistance protein At5g47280, producing the protein METFFAGEIATELVKELLKVVRRTYLCRPAAEQLKRSVDALLPIVQEIRHSGVELPQHRQSQLSELADQLHLALDLARKAAASPRWNVYRSMQLAHRMERLDRWISRWVERHMPAHVLADVHHLRVDYSARLDRIERTLDMTAASAALAAARVPVAVGTVPFSGSPLTEMMDGLVPAAAAATVPVAVGTAPSSGLPVAEMMEGLVLRGEGEKPVGVGIRVGKERVKEMLMAGGDRAAVVGISGIGGSGKTTLAKEICRDPQIRSYFNDKIYFETVSQSPNLESLKLKLWEQITGNMVLGAYNQIPQWQMELGPRDKGPVLVVLDDVWALAVLEELLFRIPGYKILVVSRFKFPSVVKNNYEIELLGEEDALSLFCHAAFEQQSIPFTADKKLVKQVVEECKGLPLALKVIGASLRDQPPKFWARAKNRLARGEAICDSHENKLLEHMASTIGFLSGKVRECFLDLGSFPEDKRIPLDVLINMWMELHDLDEEDAFAILVELSNKNLLTLFKDAQNRAGDIYSSYMEFFVTQHDVLRDLALHVNNCEPLTSRRRLIMPRRESELPREWERNKDEPFEAQIVSINSGEMKESDWFQMHFPKAEVLILNFSADQYSLPPFLSTMPKLKVLVLINHGTSCTLMQNLSVFTTLNNLRSLWLEKIAVPPLPKTTVPLQNLRKVSLVLCELNNSLRGSKVDLSMTLPRLSHLTIDHCIDLTKLPSSICNIGSLQCISISNCHDLSELPGDFGKLSSLEILRVYACPSLKRLPQSICRLKRLKYLDISQSFNLRELPEELGHLTSLEKIDMRECSQLRTIPRSSSSLKSLGHVICDEEVALLWKEAERCIPDLRVQVAEECFNLDWLVE; encoded by the exons ATGGAGACGTTCTTCGCCGGAGAGATCGCGACGGAGCTGGTGAAGGAGCTCCTGAAGGTTGTAAGGCGGACGTACCTATGCCGGCCGGCGGCGGAGCAACTGAAGCGCTCGGTGGACGCCCTGCTCCCCATCGTCCAGGAGATCCGGCACTCCGGCGTCGAGCTCCCCCAGCACCGCCAGTCACAGCTATCCGAGCTCGCCGACCAACTCCACCTCGCCCTCGACCTCGCCCGCAAGGCGGCCGCGTCCCCTCGGTGGAACGTCTACCGCTCCATGCAGCTTGCCCACCGAATGGAGCGCCTCGATCGCTGGATTTCACGGTGGGTCGAACGCCACATGCCCGCCCACGTCCTCGCCGATGTCCACCACCTTCGCGTCGACTACTCCGCCCGCCTCGATCGCATCGAGCGGACCCTCGACATGACGGCCGCCTCCGCGGCGTTGGCGGCTGCGAGGGTTCCGGTGGCGGTGGGGACCGTTCCGTTCTCGGGGTCCCCGCTGACGGAGATGATGGACGGGTTGGtgccggcggcagcggcggctacGGTCCCGGTGGCGGTGGGGACAGCCCCGTCGTCGGGGTTACCGGTGGCAGAGATGATGGAGGGGTTGGTGCTGAGGGGAGAAGGTGAGAAGCCAGTGGGAGTCGGAATTAGGGTGGGAAAGGAGCGGGTGAAAGAGATGCTAATGGCGGGTGGTGATAGGGCGGCTGTCGTTGGAATCTCGGGGATCGGTGGGAGTGGCAAGACAACGCTTGCCAAGGAGATCTGCAGGGATCCACAGATTCGAA GTTACTTCAATGATAAAATTTACTTCGAGACTGTATCACAATCTCCAAACTTGGAGAGTTTGAAGTTGAAGCTGTGGGAACAAATCACTGGTAATATGGTTCTTGGTGCTTATAATCAAATACCACAGTGGCAGATGGAATTGGGGCCAAGAGATAAAGGACCAGTTCTTGTGGTATTAGATGATGTGTGGGCTCTTGCCGTGCTTGAAGAACTTCTTTTCAGAATTCCAGGGTACAAGATTCTTGTGGTGTCACGGTTCAAGTTCCCTTCGGTTGTCAAGAACAATTACGAGATAGAATTACTTGGAGAAGAGGATGCTTTGTCTCTCTTTTGccatgcagcttttgagcagcaatctATACCATTCACTGCTGACAAGAAGTTGGTAAAGCAG GTTGTTGAGGAGTGCAAAGGGCTTCCTCTGGCTCTGAAAGTTATCGGTGCTTCTTTACGAGATCAGCCTCCAAAATTTTGGGCAAGAGCCAAAAACAGGCTTGCTCGAGGAGAGGCCATATGTGACTCCCATGAGAATAAATTGCTCGAACATATGGCATCAACCATTGGATTTCTATCAGGCAAAGTTAGGGAGTGTTTCCTAGATCTTGGCTCCTTTCCTGAAGACAAGAGGATCCCTCTGGACGTGCTAATCAATATGTGGATGGAGCTCCATGATCTTGATGAAGAAGATGCTTTCGCCATTCTAGTGGAGCTTTCAAATAAAAACCTATTAACTCTGTTCAAAGATGCACA GAACAGGGCTGGAGATATTTATAGCAGTTATATGGAGTTTTTCGTTACTCAACATGATGTGTTGAGGGACCTGGCTCTTCATGTGAACAATTGTGAACCTTTAACTAGTCGAAGGAGATTAATTATGCCAAGGAGGGAAAGTGAACTTCCAAGAGAATGGGAGAGGAACAAGGATGAGCCATTTGAGGCACAGATTGTTTCAATTAATTCAG GTGAAATGAAAGAATCGGACTGGTTCCAGATGCATTTCCCCAAGGCTGAGGTTCTCATTTTGAATTTTTCCGCTGATCAGTACTCGTTGCCTCCCTTCCTCAGTACCATGCCTAAGCTCAAGGTTCTGGTTTTGATCAACCATGGCACCTCATGCACATTGATGCAGAATCTCTCTGTTTTCACGACTTTAAATAATTTGAGGAGCCTCTGGCTTGAGAAAATAGCTGTCCCTCCTTTGCCCAAAACCACAGTTCCCTTGCAAAACCTGCGAAAAGTCTCCCTTGTTTTGTGTGAATTAAATAATAGCCTCAGAGGATCCAAGGTGGATCTCTCCATGACACTTCCTCGTCTCTCTCATCTAACAATAGACCATTGTATTGACTTGACCAAGCTGCCATCTAGCATCTGCAATATCGGCTCACTCCAATGTATAAGCATCTCCAACTGTCATGATTTGTCAGAGTTACCTGGTGACTTCGGTAAGCTAAGTTCTTTAGAAATTCTCAGAGTATATGCTTGCCCATCATTAAAGAGGCTTCCCCAGTCTATTTGTCGGCTGAAGAGATTGAAGTATCTCGACATTTCTCAGTCTTTTAATCTCCGAGAACTCCCAGAAGAGCTTGGTCATTTGACAAGCTTGGAGAAGATTGATATGAGGGAGTGTTCACAATTGAGGACTATACCGAGATCCTCCTCATCCTTGAAATCTCTGGGACATGTGATATGTGATGAAGAGGTTGCTTTGTTGTGGAAAGAGGCAGAAAGATGTATACCCGATCTTCGCGTTCAGGTAGCCGAAGAATGTTTCAACTTGGACTGGCTTGTAGAGTAG